One genomic window of Paracoccus alcaliphilus includes the following:
- the nirD gene encoding nitrite reductase small subunit NirD, translated as MTIFVDIGSLEDIPPQGARVVKTAQGCVAVFRTADDQVFALEDRCPHKGGPLSEGIVHGDRVTCPLHNWVFDMNSGQAQGSDEGMVRTYATRVRNGRILIDATLIRTSRAA; from the coding sequence ATGACCATTTTTGTCGATATCGGATCGCTGGAGGACATCCCCCCGCAGGGCGCGCGGGTGGTGAAGACCGCTCAGGGCTGCGTCGCCGTGTTCCGCACCGCCGACGACCAGGTCTTCGCGCTGGAGGACCGTTGCCCCCACAAGGGCGGCCCACTGTCCGAGGGCATCGTGCATGGCGATCGCGTCACCTGTCCGCTGCATAACTGGGTGTTCGACATGAACTCGGGTCAGGCGCAGGGCAGCGACGAAGGCATGGTCCGCACCTATGCGACCCGCGTCCGGAACGGTCGCATCCTGATCGACGCAACCCTGATCCGCACCAGCCGCGCCGCCTGA